One genomic region from Branchiostoma lanceolatum isolate klBraLanc5 chromosome 7, klBraLanc5.hap2, whole genome shotgun sequence encodes:
- the LOC136439323 gene encoding uncharacterized protein yields the protein MRGKAGLPLVLWPWRLLTSFVHLTSTAAMLPLTLAASLLHVAVVFTMLTYTLLNHAIRPAGFFWVSSLAVDGCLQGKRFHGVEDNNNLQKRPQICLPQQLLHVGKCVLSVPLCVLATIWSVSRQGASTATNLAFYYPIVVPVRAVASTTEKAVTRLAGYLWGSAPEQQLVVREARPEEMESVTKMLEHDRARLLLPTQLHVLSMPGSFAAMFVIGGVVNCLLQSELVAILAAFPIWVGVIQANLSCYWAQEQERRINEGRLSRHLVAVYKNRVQGVVRIVSYQDQEHIPVIKEIVWVENDRFDVPGELLNSAEAYAKGEIHATLCELEMRKLGMLTAHGFHLTEKWDALSIFPGIELENYELSKTAKG from the exons ATGAGAGGGAAGGCTGGTTTGCCGCTGGTGCTGTGGCCATGGCGCTTGCTGACGTCATTCGTCCACCTGACATCCACCGCCGCAATGTTACCACTGACGCTGGCGGCGTCTTTGCTGCACGTCGCTGTTGTCTTCACCATGCTGACCTACACGTTACTTAACCATGCCATACGTCCTGCTGGTTTCTTCTGGGTCTCATCGTTGGCAGTAGATGGATGTCTTCAAGGCAAACGCTTCCATGGTGTGGAAGATAATAACAATCTACAGAAGCGCCCACAGATCTGCCTTCCACAACAACTCCTACACGTAGGGAAGTGTGTGCTGAGTGTCCCACTCTGTGTGCTGGCTACAATTTGGTCTGTCTCACGTCAAGGCGCATCAACAGCTACAAACCTCGCCTTCTACTACCCTATTGTTGTGCCTGTGCGGGCAGTTGCATCCACTACGGAGAAGGCCGTCACCAGACTCGCGGGATACCTGTGGGGTAGCGCCCCAGAGCAGCAACTCGTGGTACGGGAAGCACGTCCCGAGGAAATGGAGAGTGTTACAAAGATGCTGGAGCATGACCGTGCGAGACTTCTGCTACCTACACAGCTCCATGTCCTGTCAATGCCTGGTAG CTTTGCAGCAATGTTCGTGATCGGTGGAGTCGTCAACTGCCTGCTACAAAGTGAGCTGGTCGCCATCCTGGCGGCTTTCCCCATCTGGGTGGGCGTCATACAGGCCAATCTGAGCTGCTATTGGGCCCAGGAACAGGAACGAAGGATCAATGAAGG ACGTCTCTCCCGACACCTCGTGGCCGTATACAAGAACCGTGTCCAGGGAGTCGTCCGGATCGTGTCATACCAGGATCAGGAGCACATTCCGGTCATCAAGGAAATCGTCTGGGTGGAGAACGACAGGTTTGATGTGCCAG GTGAGCTACTGAACTCTGCCGAGGCGTACGCAAAAGGTGAGATCCACGCCACCCTGTGTGAGCTGGAGATGAGGAAGTTAGGGATGCTGACCGCACACGGGTTCCACCTGACAGAGAAGTGGGACGCACTGAGCATCTTCCCAGGAATTGAGCTGGAGAACTACGAACTGTCCAAGACCGCCAAGGGCTAG
- the LOC136439313 gene encoding solute carrier family 66 member 2-like codes for MDNIDLQLTLSEVTIVDLVSWIASGAMIFGGIVPYIPQYRQIKRTENAEGFSTYVCLALLVANTLRILFWFGVHFELPLLAQSIIMNVTMMVMLHLCNRVTQLNEMSTKRRAFLGNATESLSEDLSLEKASREENRELLVFAEGPEIRKRHYGAELQQGKRHLKDASSQTEPETVHRFLDFDHRYFWKWTKFRDYVQFMFVFTLIGGYITYVCLDFPVYVETLGFLAVFVEALLGAPQFWRNYQNKCTVGMSVKMVGFWTSGDTFKTAYFLINKAPMQFWICGLLQVGIDIAILLQVWIYRKNVHPISKPAKPI; via the exons ATGGATAACATTGACCTTCAACTGACCCTGTCAGAGGTGACCATAGTGGACCTGGTGTCGTGGATCGCATCAGGAGCTATGATCTTTGGTGGAATCGTGCCTTATATTCCACAGTACAGACAAATCAAACGGACAGAGAATGCAGAGGGGTTCTCTACTTATGTCTGCCTGGCCCTACTTGTAGCCAACACACTCAGGATATTGTTTTG GTTTGGAGTTCATTTTGAGCTCCCCCTCCTGGCCCAGAGTATCATAATGAACGTCACCATGATGGTGATGCTACACTTGTGTAACAGAGTCACACAGCTGAATGAGATGTCCACCAAAAGGAGAGCCTTCCTGG GCAATGCCACTGAGTCTTTGTCGGAAGATTTGTCCCTGGAAAAAGCCAGCAGAGAGGAAAATAGGGAACTCCTTGTATTTGCTGAGGGACCAGAAATTAGAAAAAGGCATTATGGTG CTGAGCTACAGCAGGGAAAGCGTCATCTGAAAGATGCCAGCAGTCAAACTGAGCCTGAAACTGTCCACAGGTTTCTGG ACTTTGACCACAGGTACTTCTGGAAGTGGACCAAGTTCAGAGATTATGTCCAGTTTATGTTTGTCTTCACGCTGATCGGGGGCTACATCACGTATGTGTGCCTGGACTTCCCGGTGTATGTGGAGACTCTGGGGTTCCTGGCAGTGTTTGTGGAGGCACTGTTGGGCGCACCACAGTTCTGGAGGAACTACCAGAACAAGTGCACCGTGGGAATGAG TGTAAAGATGGTAGGTTTCTGGACCAGTGGTGACACCTTTAAGACTGCGTACTTCCTCATCAATAAGGCACCTATGCAGTTCTGGATATGTGGACTATTACAAGTTGGGATAGACATTGCAATTTTACTTCAAGTCTGGATATACAGGAAAAATGTACACCCAATATCAAAACCTGCCAAGCCGATCTAG
- the LOC136439311 gene encoding transmembrane protein 64-like, giving the protein MTPEEGSLHTGQDGLADIKPLGELTMLEKALRRPSCEGEEGHKTCNSLYMSTSIVGLVTLCCFVLFFSRHYIKEFIIWLEGLNGGLGVILFVLLFTVVSFPMTWGYVVLNISAGYLYGFLEGLVIVILAVFQGTFVAHVMCKRFCGDFLLNKIGGNANLTAIARVLESNSGFKVIALSRLTPIPFGLQNGLFAVSKVKTFRYMTASTLGLLPTQALNTYIGSSLHSVEEVVDNPSSSDYMVLGTQVGVSVLLMVYVVKQARVQLNKALLQHQPNLSSGPTLTTYPKRLSSQQTKDHLHLMETAQLRRGSHDGEVSQHAEEQQSANQVSSSDREEFWVADERQQ; this is encoded by the exons ATGACCCCAGAGGAAGGGTCTCTACACACCGGGCAGGACGGCCTGGCTGACATCAAGCCGCTGGGAGAACTGACGATGCTGGAAAAGGCGCTTCGGAGGCCGTCCTGTGAGGGGGAGGAGGGGCACAAAACTTGCAATTCTCTCTACATGTCAACATCGATTGTTGGACTCGTAACCCTGTGTTGCTTCGTCCTATTCTTCAGCAGACATTACATCAAGGAGTTCATCATATGGTTAGAAGGTCTTAACGGCGGACTGGGAGTCATTCTTTTCGTCCTCCTCTTCACAGTCGTGTCTTTCCCGATGACGTGGGGCTATGTTGTTCTAAACATCTCGGCCGGTTACTTGTACGGGTTCTTAGAGGGACTTGTCATCGTTATACTCGCTGTCTTCCAGGGGACTTTTGTCGCACACGTTATGTGCAAGAGATTCTGTGGAGATTTCCTTTTAAACAAAATCGGCGGGAACGCCAACTTGACTGCCATAGCGAGAGTTCTGGAGAGTAACAGCGGGTTCAAAGTTATAGCTCTCTCCAGACTGACCCCCATTCCGTTCGGGCTGCAGAACGGTCTGTTTGCG GTGAGCAAAGTCAAGACATTCAGGTACATGACAGCCTCCACCCTGGGCCTTCTGCCGACCCAAGCACTCAACACGTACATCGGGTCCAGCCTGCACTCTGTGGAAGAGGTGGTGGATAACCCCTCCAGCAGTGACTACATGGTGTTAGGAACACAG GTTGGAGTAAGTGTCCTGTTGATGGTGTACGTTGTAAAGCAAGCCCGGGTCCAGCTCAACAAAgctctgctgcagcaccaaccCAACCTTTCCTCAGGTCCCACCCTCACTACCTACCCAAAGAGGCTGAGCAGTCAACAAACCAAAGATCACCTCCACCTCATGGAGACAGCACAACTCAGGAGAGGCAGCCATGATGGGGAGGTATCCCAGCATGCCGAGGAACAGCAGTCGGCCAATCAGGTCTCGAGCTCAGACAGGGAGGAATTCTGGGTAGCCGATGAGAGGCAGCAGTAG
- the LOC136439322 gene encoding short transient receptor potential channel 7-like isoform X2, translating into MAPKNHPHRKRASGKNLFLHADARLTERERRFLDAAEYGDTPTIRRELQDKGDDLNINRTDYMGRSALTLAVGNEHYEVVECLLEDPTLDSSRINEPLLIAISKGHERIAEAILNHRVYTEWKASKAETVEDITFPTKIDEDDMSPFPPEMTPLIMACQKNEVDIIYRLVHDKGEHVVRPHDYFCPCNVCENRRKSDAFRFSRWRLMMYRALGSPAYISLSSSDPIRSAFEIGGETRKLAEIEKELKNEYTALFRQCEQYAVDLLDQCRTLEEINAVLNEPWEDKKPGEHPGEDEAEDEELDDDMLLLPRIKLAIRYGQKRFVSHPNCQQPLYDLWYTTAPTSRPTFFLKLFMFIVVTAMLPILMMAYWLAPNSKIANFMKRPLMKFSLFAASYFIFLALLVVQSAGVGQIVGANVTVHPSVVSQYGLPSSMELRPDVSNWLEITLMFFVAGFVLMKCRLVWFQGWMTFSREKWNVYDTVMSVLLVTCYVLDVATHIKTHEAKTFFNVTGGGSIATVQGDFDATTVSGHYRFLDADRRIWLGEDPKLVSECMFAVGCTMAFCRVFINFPISEELGPLQISLGRMMGDIIRFIIIFVVIFIAFWMGLFNLYNYYTLQGRPVESFGFIDWYQAFRTLFWSLFGMVELDSDPTIVPGVTHELVERVGWFLFGLYNVASIIVLLNMLIAMMNKSYEHITADSDVEWKFSRAKLYMLYFGKGISVAPFPFNLVPTPSGVYKCVKWLKQKCKRRRNPSSVDIRASANTGEPPSINGTIIPIKALVRWRHQAHVNNVFSRTRARESKYTKVMRRLVTRYIFKLQKDKENDEINEGELEEIKQDISSLRFDLLDQYQPASRPSTSTGSHAKTSSGSDAAVIAQLLRKDLAKTVRTQVAEALQAQAPKGSPPGPNDGKKSRESTHGSDINVVV; encoded by the exons ATGGCTCCTAAAAACCACCCCCACCGAAAAAGGGCGTCGGGGAAGAATCTCTTCCTACACGCGGACGCGCGGTTGACAGAGCGGGAGAGACGGTTCCTGGACGCGGCAGAGTACGGTGACACCCCCACCATCAGACGGGAGCTACAGGACAAGGGGGATGACCTGAACATTAACCGTACGGACTACATGGGGAGGTCGGCGTTAACCTTGGCAGTCGGGAACGAGCACTACGAAGTGGTGGAGTGTCTGCTAGAAGACCCGACGTTAGACTCTTCCAGGATTAATGAACCTCTTCTGATCGCCATAAGCAAAGGACACGAGAGAATAGCGGAAGCCATACTAAACCACAGAGTATATACAGAATGGAAGGCCTCCAAAGCAGAGACTGTCGAAGACATAACGTTTCCAACCAAAATAGACGAGGACGATATGTCACCGTTTCCGCCGGAAATGACGCCACTTATCATGGCTTGTCAGAAAAATGAAGTGGACATCATATACCGCCTGGTTCACGACAAGGGGGAGCACGTGGTCAGACCACACGACTACTTCTGCCCGTGTAACGTCTGTGAGAACAGGAGAAAGTCAGACGCCTTCAggttttcaagatggcggcttaTGATGTACAGAGCGCTGGGCAGTCCGGCGTACATCTCACTTTCCTCCAGCGATCCCATCCGGTCTGCTTTCGAGATTGGAGGAGAGACTAGAAAGCTGGCAGAGATTGAGAAAGAACTGAAG AATGAGTACACCGCGTTGTTTAGGCAGTGTGAACAGTACGCCGTGGACCTGCTGGATCAGTGCCGAACTCTGGAGGAGATCAACGCCGTTCTGAACGAGCCCTGGGAGGACAAGAAACCCGGGGAGCACCCGGGGGAGGACGAGGCCGAGGACGAGGAACTTGACGACGACATGTTGCTGTTACCTCGGATCAAATTAGCCATTCGCTACGGACAGAAACGG TTTGTGTCTCACCCGAACTGTCAGCAGCCTCTGTACGACCTGTGGTACACCACGGCTCCCACCTCCAGACCAACCTTCTTCTTGAAACTCTTCATGTTCATCGTCGTCACCGCCATGTTACCTATCCTGATGATGGCGTACTGGCTCGCCCCGAACAGTAAG ATCGCCAACTTCATGAAGCGCCCCCTGATGAAGTTCTCCCTGTTTGCTGCGTCTTACTTCATCTTCTTGGCGCTGCTGGTCGTACAATCGGCAGGAGTTGGCCAAA TCGTGGGGGCGAACGTCACAGTCCACCCGTCTGTAGTCTCCCAGTACGGCCTTCCTTCCTCCATGGAGTTGCGTCCTGATGTGTCGAATTGGCTGGAGATCACCCTGATGTTTTTTGTGGCAG GGTTTGTTCTGATGAAGTGCAGACTGGTGTGGTTCCAAGGTTGGATGACCTTCTCTCGCGAGAAGTGGAACGTGTATGACACTGTCATGTCCGTCCTCCTGGTCACGTGTTACGTCCTCGACGTCGCCACGCACATCAAAACACACGAG gCTAAAACGTTCTTTAACGTGACCGGAGGCGGCAGTATTGCTACAGTCCAAGGAGATTTCGACGCAACTACAGTGTCAGGTCATTACCGGTTCCTGGACGCAG ACCGTAGAATCTGGCTTGGAGAGGATCCCAAGTTGGTGTCGGAGTGCATGTTCGCTGTCGGCTGTACGATGGCTTTCTGCCGGGTCTTCATCAACTTTCCCATCAGCGAGGAGCTGGGACCGCTACAG ATATCACTGGGACGTATGATGGGAGACATCATTAGATTTATCATCATCTTCGTCGTCATCTTCATCGCGTTTTGGATGGGTCTGTTCAACCTGTACAACTACTACACTCTGCAGGGGAGACCGGTGGAGAGCTTTGGTTTCATTGA CTGGTACCAGGCCTTCCGGACGCTGTTCTGGTCGCTGTTCGGGATGGTTGAGCTGGACTCCGACCCCACCATTGTGCCGGGGGTGACGCATGAGCTGGTAGAGAGAGTAGGCTGGTTTCTGTTCGGGCTGTACAACGTGGCCTCCATCATCGTTCTCCTCAACATGCTCATCGCCATGATGAACAAGTCCTACGAACACATCACG GCGGACTCAGACGTGGAGTGGAAGTTCTCCCGTGCTAAGCTCTACATGCTGTACTTTGGCAAAGGGATCTCTGTGGCGCCCTTCCCGTTCAACCTCGTCCCCACTCCATCCGGAGTGTACAA GTGTGTGAAGTGGCTGAAGCAGAAGTGCAAGAGGCGCAGGAACCCCTCCAGCGTGGACATACGTGCCAGCGCCAACACCGGCGAGCCGCCTTCAATCAACGGCACTATCATCCCCATCAAGGCACTGGTCAGATGG CGACACCAAGCGCATGTAAACAATGTGTTTTCAAGGACAAGGGCGAGGGAATCTAAGTACACG AAGGTCATGAGAAGACTCGTGACCAGGTACATCTTTAAGTTGCAGAAGGACAAGGAGAACGACGAGATCAATGAAG GTGAATTGGAGGAAATTAAGCAGGACATCTCCAGCCTGAGATTCGATCTGCTGGACCAGTACCAGCCGGCTTCCCGCCCCAGCACCTCCACCGGTTCGCACGCGAAAACGTCCAGCGGCTCCGACGCCGCCGTCATTGCGCAGCTGCTGAGAAAGGACCTCGCTAAAACCGTGCGGACACAGGTCGCAGAGGCGCTACAGGCACAGGCCCCGAAGGGAAGCCCCCCGGGTCCCAACGACGGAAAGAAGTCGCGAGAAAGCACACATGGATCAGACATTAACGTCGTGGTGTAG
- the LOC136439322 gene encoding short transient receptor potential channel 7-like isoform X1 — protein MAPKNHPHRKRASGKNLFLHADARLTERERRFLDAAEYGDTPTIRRELQDKGDDLNINRTDYMGRSALTLAVGNEHYEVVECLLEDPTLDSSRINEPLLIAISKGHERIAEAILNHRVYTEWKASKAETVEDITFPTKIDEDDMSPFPPEMTPLIMACQKNEVDIIYRLVHDKGEHVVRPHDYFCPCNVCENRRKSDAFRFSRWRLMMYRALGSPAYISLSSSDPIRSAFEIGGETRKLAEIEKELKNEYTALFRQCEQYAVDLLDQCRTLEEINAVLNEPWEDKKPGEHPGEDEAEDEELDDDMLLLPRIKLAIRYGQKRFVSHPNCQQPLYDLWYTTAPTSRPTFFLKLFMFIVVTAMLPILMMAYWLAPNSKIANFMKRPLMKFSLFAASYFIFLALLVVQSAGVGQIVGANVTVHPSVVSQYGLPSSMELRPDVSNWLEITLMFFVAGFVLMKCRLVWFQGWMTFSREKWNVYDTVMSVLLVTCYVLDVATHIKTHEAKTFFNVTGGGSIATVQGDFDATTVSGHYRFLDADRRIWLGEDPKLVSECMFAVGCTMAFCRVFINFPISEELGPLQISLGRMMGDIIRFIIIFVVIFIAFWMGLFNLYNYYTLQGRPVESFGFIDWYQAFRTLFWSLFGMVELDSDPTIVPGVTHELVERVGWFLFGLYNVASIIVLLNMLIAMMNKSYEHITADSDVEWKFSRAKLYMLYFGKGISVAPFPFNLVPTPSGVYKCVKWLKQKCKRRRNPSSVDIRASANTGEPPSINGTIIPIKALVRWAYYDATGEKRHQAHVNNVFSRTRARESKYTKVMRRLVTRYIFKLQKDKENDEINEGELEEIKQDISSLRFDLLDQYQPASRPSTSTGSHAKTSSGSDAAVIAQLLRKDLAKTVRTQVAEALQAQAPKGSPPGPNDGKKSRESTHGSDINVVV, from the exons ATGGCTCCTAAAAACCACCCCCACCGAAAAAGGGCGTCGGGGAAGAATCTCTTCCTACACGCGGACGCGCGGTTGACAGAGCGGGAGAGACGGTTCCTGGACGCGGCAGAGTACGGTGACACCCCCACCATCAGACGGGAGCTACAGGACAAGGGGGATGACCTGAACATTAACCGTACGGACTACATGGGGAGGTCGGCGTTAACCTTGGCAGTCGGGAACGAGCACTACGAAGTGGTGGAGTGTCTGCTAGAAGACCCGACGTTAGACTCTTCCAGGATTAATGAACCTCTTCTGATCGCCATAAGCAAAGGACACGAGAGAATAGCGGAAGCCATACTAAACCACAGAGTATATACAGAATGGAAGGCCTCCAAAGCAGAGACTGTCGAAGACATAACGTTTCCAACCAAAATAGACGAGGACGATATGTCACCGTTTCCGCCGGAAATGACGCCACTTATCATGGCTTGTCAGAAAAATGAAGTGGACATCATATACCGCCTGGTTCACGACAAGGGGGAGCACGTGGTCAGACCACACGACTACTTCTGCCCGTGTAACGTCTGTGAGAACAGGAGAAAGTCAGACGCCTTCAggttttcaagatggcggcttaTGATGTACAGAGCGCTGGGCAGTCCGGCGTACATCTCACTTTCCTCCAGCGATCCCATCCGGTCTGCTTTCGAGATTGGAGGAGAGACTAGAAAGCTGGCAGAGATTGAGAAAGAACTGAAG AATGAGTACACCGCGTTGTTTAGGCAGTGTGAACAGTACGCCGTGGACCTGCTGGATCAGTGCCGAACTCTGGAGGAGATCAACGCCGTTCTGAACGAGCCCTGGGAGGACAAGAAACCCGGGGAGCACCCGGGGGAGGACGAGGCCGAGGACGAGGAACTTGACGACGACATGTTGCTGTTACCTCGGATCAAATTAGCCATTCGCTACGGACAGAAACGG TTTGTGTCTCACCCGAACTGTCAGCAGCCTCTGTACGACCTGTGGTACACCACGGCTCCCACCTCCAGACCAACCTTCTTCTTGAAACTCTTCATGTTCATCGTCGTCACCGCCATGTTACCTATCCTGATGATGGCGTACTGGCTCGCCCCGAACAGTAAG ATCGCCAACTTCATGAAGCGCCCCCTGATGAAGTTCTCCCTGTTTGCTGCGTCTTACTTCATCTTCTTGGCGCTGCTGGTCGTACAATCGGCAGGAGTTGGCCAAA TCGTGGGGGCGAACGTCACAGTCCACCCGTCTGTAGTCTCCCAGTACGGCCTTCCTTCCTCCATGGAGTTGCGTCCTGATGTGTCGAATTGGCTGGAGATCACCCTGATGTTTTTTGTGGCAG GGTTTGTTCTGATGAAGTGCAGACTGGTGTGGTTCCAAGGTTGGATGACCTTCTCTCGCGAGAAGTGGAACGTGTATGACACTGTCATGTCCGTCCTCCTGGTCACGTGTTACGTCCTCGACGTCGCCACGCACATCAAAACACACGAG gCTAAAACGTTCTTTAACGTGACCGGAGGCGGCAGTATTGCTACAGTCCAAGGAGATTTCGACGCAACTACAGTGTCAGGTCATTACCGGTTCCTGGACGCAG ACCGTAGAATCTGGCTTGGAGAGGATCCCAAGTTGGTGTCGGAGTGCATGTTCGCTGTCGGCTGTACGATGGCTTTCTGCCGGGTCTTCATCAACTTTCCCATCAGCGAGGAGCTGGGACCGCTACAG ATATCACTGGGACGTATGATGGGAGACATCATTAGATTTATCATCATCTTCGTCGTCATCTTCATCGCGTTTTGGATGGGTCTGTTCAACCTGTACAACTACTACACTCTGCAGGGGAGACCGGTGGAGAGCTTTGGTTTCATTGA CTGGTACCAGGCCTTCCGGACGCTGTTCTGGTCGCTGTTCGGGATGGTTGAGCTGGACTCCGACCCCACCATTGTGCCGGGGGTGACGCATGAGCTGGTAGAGAGAGTAGGCTGGTTTCTGTTCGGGCTGTACAACGTGGCCTCCATCATCGTTCTCCTCAACATGCTCATCGCCATGATGAACAAGTCCTACGAACACATCACG GCGGACTCAGACGTGGAGTGGAAGTTCTCCCGTGCTAAGCTCTACATGCTGTACTTTGGCAAAGGGATCTCTGTGGCGCCCTTCCCGTTCAACCTCGTCCCCACTCCATCCGGAGTGTACAA GTGTGTGAAGTGGCTGAAGCAGAAGTGCAAGAGGCGCAGGAACCCCTCCAGCGTGGACATACGTGCCAGCGCCAACACCGGCGAGCCGCCTTCAATCAACGGCACTATCATCCCCATCAAGGCACTGGTCAGATGG GCTTACTATGACGCTACAGGTGAAAAG CGACACCAAGCGCATGTAAACAATGTGTTTTCAAGGACAAGGGCGAGGGAATCTAAGTACACG AAGGTCATGAGAAGACTCGTGACCAGGTACATCTTTAAGTTGCAGAAGGACAAGGAGAACGACGAGATCAATGAAG GTGAATTGGAGGAAATTAAGCAGGACATCTCCAGCCTGAGATTCGATCTGCTGGACCAGTACCAGCCGGCTTCCCGCCCCAGCACCTCCACCGGTTCGCACGCGAAAACGTCCAGCGGCTCCGACGCCGCCGTCATTGCGCAGCTGCTGAGAAAGGACCTCGCTAAAACCGTGCGGACACAGGTCGCAGAGGCGCTACAGGCACAGGCCCCGAAGGGAAGCCCCCCGGGTCCCAACGACGGAAAGAAGTCGCGAGAAAGCACACATGGATCAGACATTAACGTCGTGGTGTAG
- the LOC136439314 gene encoding transmembrane protein 231-like gives MAVLEIYAHPVLHRYKTSICTKATVFVFVCFLLTFIPPILVAYRSQGFWQREATYREQPDVSFKHQILLLLQTSQTGDYLVWSTYQNFNQLQQGRVRVPLVKSREEDSNRDGKSDALQMTVEVPLLDTEEVYSVDLLLFFQYRLYIFSTFTMECMAYLHHTSPLPGADLTVAGDLRLHQKYPLGHTGRDTRFNTSIIDSTSIFPSAYDLRTIFESYSGRNVSTNFLTYYPVWRTGRATGQPFVISATVRYPEETILYKPGFWQLIKWGWVQYISILLVFLFVFDRIKTFVFENQILNTIVDSPTKKFKQG, from the exons ATGGCGGTGTTAGAAATCTATGCTCACCCAGTTTTACATCGCTACAAAACCAGCATTTGTACAAAAGCGACGGTATTTGTGTTCGTGTGCTTTCTACTGACATTCATTCCACCGATACTGGTCGCATATAGGAGTCAAG GTTTCTGGCAGAGAGAGGCGACGTACAGAGAGCAACCTGATGTGAGTTTTAAACACCAGatcctgctgctgctgcagacaTCTCAGACTGGAGACTACCTGGTGTGGAGCACCTATCAGAACTTCAACCAACTGCAGCAGGGCAGGGTCAGGGTGCCACTAGTCAAG TCCAGAGAGGAAGACTCTAACCGGGATGGGAAGTCTGATGCCCTACAGATGACAGTAGAGGTTCCCTTGTTGGACACAGAGGAAGTCTACAGTGTGGACCTTCTGCTGTTCTTTCAGTACAGACTTTAC ATCTTCTCCACCTTCACCATGGAGTGTATGGCATACCTCCACCACACGTCCCCCCTCCCTGGGGCTGACCTGACAGTAGCAGGGGACCTGAGGTTACACCAGAAGTACCCACTGGGACACACAGGCAGGGACACCAGGTTTAAT ACCTCCATCATAGACAGTACCAGTATCTTTCCCAGTGCCTATGATCTGAGAACAATCTTTGAGTCCTACAGTGGTAGGAATG TTTCTACCAACTTCCTGACATACTACCCAGTATGGAGAACAGGGAGAGCGACTGGTCAGCCTTTTGTCATCTCAGCCACTGTCAGATACCCAGAGGAAACCATACT GTACAAACCAGGTTTCTGGCAGCTCATCAAGTGGGGCTGGGTGCAGTACATCTCCATCCTGCTAGTCTTTCTGTTTGTCTTTGACAGGATCAAGACGTTTGTGTTTGAGAACCAGATCTTGAACACCATAGTGGACAGCCCAACCAAAAAGTTCAAGCAAGGTTAA
- the LOC136439319 gene encoding mitochondrial import inner membrane translocase subunit Tim21-like produces MLSRLHPHKSIKMEFVALAVGVKNMQRVTNFREMSTKQLQYPVQMDLQGLSMKLLRVAGPPRWQSCRWQMRKAEDRGRGRREVVESRDGGTGGQLTVGQRVVEAGKDATYLGIVIFGVGVMGLLFYAIGRELFSGGSINGIYTDAMKRCKGNEEVKVALGTPIAGYGEETRRGRRRHPAYTEYTDDAGKKHMRMKFYLKGGSGRRATVHLEVTENDRGKYDSFRYLFVQLDAYPHRTMIIEDNR; encoded by the exons ATGCTGTCAAGGCTGCATCCTCACAAGTCCATCAAAATGGAGTTTGTGGCATTGGCTGTTGGAGTTAAAAACATGCAAAGAGTTACAAATTTTAGAGAGATGAGTACAAAGCAGCTTCAGTATCCTGTGCAAATGGATCTCCAAGGCCTGAGTATGAAGTTGTTGAGAGTTGCAGGCCCGCCTCGTTGGCAGTCGTGCCGGTGGCAGATGAGGAAGGCTGAggacagggggaggggcaggagGGAGGTGGTGGAGAGCAGAGATGGGGGGACAGGGGGACAGCTGACCGTGGGACAAAGAG TTGTAGAGGCAGGGAAAGATGCAACTTATCTCGGCATTGTGATATTTGGAGTGGGAGTGATGGGGCTGCTGTTCTATGCCATTGGTCGAGAACTGTTCTCAGGTGGAAGTATCAATGGCATTTATACTGATGCTATGAAAAGATGCAAAGGGAATGAAGAG GTGAAAGTTGCCTTAGGCACACCTATTGCTGGTTATGGAGAAGAGACCAGGAGAGGAAGACGTAGACACCCAGC TTATACAGAATACACGGATGATGCAggaaagaaacacatgcggatgAAGTTTTACCTGAAAGGAGGGAGTGGCAGACGGGCCACTGTACACCTGGAGGTCACAGAG aatgaccGGGGCAAGTATGACAGCTTCCGTTACCTGTTTGTGCAGCTAGATGCCTACCCACACAGGACAATGATCATTGAGGACAACAGATGA